The following proteins are encoded in a genomic region of Arachis stenosperma cultivar V10309 chromosome 4, arast.V10309.gnm1.PFL2, whole genome shotgun sequence:
- the LOC130973535 gene encoding uncharacterized protein LOC130973535 yields MASSMKPSSRYSTYDSRSSTSSHFSDPSSSSDFTTKPHSSSRALVNATKKVDPSLTTMVKKLIMQKKPKSTNHQPKLIVPSDLIAQQLKKDAKKATGLSSLQKKLFGGKPRSSEVKALTEVKGNTRTLAMVLRSERELLTMNKEQEGEISQLKILLDEKNKEVEKLKDLCLKQREEIKSLKSAILFPDTTNSELQELVEKQSSELKQAKMVIPTLQQQVTSLTGQLQTLAEDLAEVKADKYSAKTSFQGYASSPRTPTHAREDSCNSWDFSSDDQSDDLLLKDLNPCLTPVNTKSRSRDSEVMGSGSGSLPDESLSVSEEDVNVKVYPEIDFSSFDRKFSKSSDCCHNSTKKSVATTIKFIGRRSDESKVAYGGRVNHRFA; encoded by the exons atGGCGTCTTCAATGAAGCCATCTTCAAGGTACAGCACCTACGATTCTCGCTCCTCAACTTCCTCGCACTTTTCCGACCCTTCTTCATCTTCCGACTTCACCACCAAACCCCACTCTTCATCTCGCGCGCTCGTGAATGCCACCAAGAAGGTGGATCCGAGCTTAACCACAATGGTGAAGAAGCTCATCATGCAGAAGAAGCCCAAGTCCACCAACCACCAACCCAAACTAATTGTTCCCTCCGATTTGATAGCACAACAACTGAAGAAAGACGCAAAGAAGGCTACAGGGCTGTCGTCGCTGCAGAAGAAGCTCTTCGGCGGGAAGCCACGGTCGTCGGAGGTGAAGGCGCTCACGGAGGTCAAGGGGAACACCAGGACACTGGCAATGGTGCTAAGAAGCGAGAGGGAACTTCTCACCATGAATAAGGAGCAGGAAGGGGAGATTTCTCAGCTCAAGATCTTGCTCGATGAGAAGAACAAAGAA GTGGAGAAGCTGAAGGATTTGTGCTTAAAGCAAAGAGAAGAGATAAAGTCATTGAAGAGTGCAATACTGTTCCCTGATACAACGAATTCTGAGCTTCAGGAACTTGTAGAGAAGCAAAGCTCAGAGCTGAAGCAGGCTAAGATGGTCATTCCAACTCTACAGCAGCAGGTCACTTCTCTCACTGGTCAGCTTCAAACCCTTGCCGAGGATCTTGCAGAG GTTAAGGCCGATAAGTATTCAGCAAAAACAAGCTTCCAGGGCTATGCAAGTTCTCCAAGAACACCCACACATGCCCGTGAAGACTCTTGTAACTCTTGG GATTTCAGCTCTGATGACCAATCAGATGACTTATTACTTAAGGATCTAAATCCATGCTTAACACCAGTCAATACCAAGTCAAGATCAAGG GATTCTGAGGTTATGGGGTCCGGCTCAGGCTCTCTACCTGATGAAAGCTTATCTGTATCTGAGGAGGATGTTAATGTTAAAGTATATCCTGAGATTGATTTCAGCTCTTTTGACAGAAAGTTCTCCAAGAGTTCTGATTGTTGCCACAACTCCACCAAGAAAAGCGTGGCAACAACAATCAAGTTTATAGGTCGAAGATCTGATGAGAGCAAAGTAGCCTATGGAGGTAGAGTGAACCACAGATTTGC
- the LOC130974533 gene encoding cytochrome P450 71D8-like: MEIQFSYVIIISILFATTLWLTKNLKQNSHTQKLPPGPWKLPLIGNLHQLASAGSLPHHALQNLSLKYGPIMHLKLGQVSAVVVSSSDVAKEIMKTHDHAFLQRPEFHSVAIFTYGLKDVAFAPYGDYWRQIRKICTLELLSSKRVQSFAFIREQEVCNLIESIHSCVGSEVNVSEKVFSMVSTIVSRTTFGNKTKEHEEFVGVVKEVAKMTGGFDLVDLFPCLKVVTMDKAKMELQKKQDLILENIMREHKVNLKMRSKEAMVVGEKRHENLIDVLLRIQQSGDLQVPLSDDSIKAIIWDMFAAGTDTSSTVLEWTMMELMRNPPAMKKLQAEIRGRETLLREHDVEELVYLKSVIKEALRLHAPVPLLLPRECTEATKVNGYEIPKKAKVIVNAWAIGRDPKHWDDALSFKPERFHGSCVDFRGSNFEYIPFGAGRRMCPGISFGLSNVEYALAKLLYHFDWQVPKGIKAQDLDVSETFGSVSGIKNNLFLVPTPYIS; the protein is encoded by the exons ATGGAAATCCAATTTTCCTACGTAATCATCATCTCTATCCTCTTTGCAACAACCCTATGGCTAACAAAGAACCTAAAACAAAATAGCCATACCCAGAAACTTCCACCAGGACCATGGAAGCTCCCTCTCATAGGAAACCTCCATCAACTAGCATCAGCAGGTTCACTTCCACACCATGCTCTCCAAAATCTCTCACTCAAATATGGCCCCATCATGCACCTAAAACTAGGTCAAGTTTCTGCTGTAGTTGTTTCATCTTCAGATGTTGCAAAAGAGATTATGAAAACACATGATCATGCTTTTCTCCAAAGGCCAGAGTTTCACTCTGTTGCAATCTTCACCTATGGTTTAAAAGATGTTGCTTTTGCCCCATATGGTGATTATTGGAGACAAATTAGGAAAATATGCACTTTAGAGCTTCTAAGTTCCAAGAGGGTTCAATCTTTTGCCTTCATAAGGGAGCAAGAAGTATGTAACCTCATAGAATCTATTCATTCATGTGTAGGTTCTGAAGTTAATGTTAGTGAGAAAGTGTTTTCTATGGTTAGCACAATAGTTTCAAGGACAACGTTTGGTAACAAAACTAAGGAGCATGAAGAGTTTGTAGGTGTGGTTAAAGAAGTGGCGAAGATGACTGGAGGGTTTGACTTGGTTGACTTGTTTCCTTGCCTTAAAGTTGTGACAATGGACAAGGCGAAAATGGAGCTGCAAAAGAAGCAGGACTTGATCTTGGAGAATATTATGAGAGAGCATAAAGTGAATTTGAagatgagatccaaagaagccATGGTGGTGGGAGAAAAAAGGCATGAAAACTTGATCGATGTTCTGCTCAGGATCCAACAAAGTGGAGATCTTCAAGTTCCACTTTCAGATGACAGTATTAAAGCAATAATTTGG GACATGTTTGCGGCAGGGACCGATACTTCATCGACAGTACTAGAATGGACAATGATGGAATTGATGAGAAACCCACCAGCAATGAAGAAGTTACAAGCTGAAATCAGAGGAAGGGAAACACTATTACGCGAGCATGACGTGGAAGAACTTGTTTACCTAAAGTCAGTAATCAAAGAAGCATTAAGATTACACGCTCCAGTTCCTCTGTTGCTTCCAAGAGAATGCACTGAAGCAACCAAGGTTAATGGCTACGAGATTCCGAAGAAGGCGAAAGTGATAGTAAATGCATGGGCGATAGGGAGAGATCCTAAACACTGGGATGATGCGTTGAGCTTCAAACCGGAAAGGTTTCATGGCAGTTGTGTTGATTTCAGAGGTTCGAATTTCGAGTACATTCCGTTTGGCGCCGGAAGAAGAATGTGTCCAGGAATTTCCTTTGGTTTATCAAATGTTGAGTATGCTTTGGCTAAGTTGCTTTACCACTTCGATTGGCAAGTTCCAAAAGGAATCAAAGCACAGGATTTGGATGTCAGTGAAACATTTGGATCTGTGTCTGGAATTAAGAACAATCTTTTCTTGGTTCCCACTCCATATATATCATGA
- the LOC130973751 gene encoding uncharacterized protein LOC130973751 has protein sequence MGDSSTSSTSSISQGTFKSTKPSHFRAKINFQNIEIVVRKLHQNTINLSVKKNLKKKQTKNTQLSEKMAARNQTKDLKCATHLLNDKFRNMTEEKKAIVRDLGFGGLMHIPPLRVDHQLLRELAKNFKLGENKLRTGYGSFHITPKKIGDALGINATGDLFPEKVDYKKLSESDKIIYKRFQGKTLKSLTDEMMEIGVGNEEERLMFKRIFILYIQMAFLLPTTINKISPVHLVPIFEMEGIEDRNWGGMS, from the exons ATGGGagactcttccacttcttccacttcttccattTCTCAAGGCACTTTCAAATCAACGAAACCCTCTCATTTTCGAGCGAAGATCAACTTTCAAAATATAGAAATCGTAGTTCGAAAACTGCATCAAAACACCATCAACCTCTCTgtgaagaagaatctgaagaaaaaaCAAACCAAGAATACTCAAC tttCAGAGAAAATGGCAGCAAGAAACCAAACCAAAGACCTCAAATGTGCCACACATCTCCTGAATGATAAGTTCAGAAACATGACTGAGGAGAAGAAGGCCATTGTCAGGGATCTTGGATTCGGTGGGTTGATGCACATCCCACCACTGAGGGTGGATCACCAACTCTTGAGAGAGTTGGCAAAAAACTTCAAACTTGGGGAGAACAAACTGAGGACAGGATATGGTTCTTTCCATATAACCCCGAAAAAAATAGGTGATGCGCTTGGCATCAATGCAACAG gagatctattTCCTGAGAAAGTTGACTACAAGAAACTTTCTGAATctgacaaaataatttataaaagattCCAGGGTAAGACCCTCAAAAGTCTTACCGATGAAATGATGGAAATCGGCGTTGGCAACGAAGAGGAACGCCTGATGTTCAAGAGGATATTCATCCTCTACATACAGATGGCGTTCCTTTTGCCAACGACGATAAACAAAATATCGCCGGTGCACCTGGTCCCGATTTTTGAGATGGAGGGCATAGAGGACAGAAACTGGGGGGGCATGTCTTGA